One Nicotiana tabacum cultivar K326 unplaced genomic scaffold, ASM71507v2 Un00430, whole genome shotgun sequence DNA segment encodes these proteins:
- the LOC107772282 gene encoding uncharacterized protein LOC107772282 → MKVAVVGAGISGLVSAYELAKSGVKVVVYGKEDYLGGHAKTVTVDDDDVDLDLGFMVFNRVTYPNMMEFFEFLGVDMEITDMSFSVSLDQGRGCEWGTRNGISSLFAQKRNVLNPYFWQIIREIIKFKQDVISYLEALDNNPDIDRNETIGQFIKSNGCSELFLKAYLIPICSSIWSCPLEGVMGFSAYSILSFFRDHHLLQLFGLSQLLTVRWGSHISVNKVKEGLEKRGCQIRTGCEVNSVLTDEEGCTIDCNDGAKEVYDGCIMATHAPYTLRMLGKEATYDETRILGAFQYVYSDIFLHHDKIFLPRDQSAWSGLNFLGTTNNRGCMTYWLNVIQNLGDSKLPYLVTVDPPHTPEHTLLKWTTGHPVPSIATSKASRELDQIQGKRGIWFCGGYQGYGFHEDGLKVGVAAAHGMLRRNCSILDNPKHIVPTWPETGARLIVTRFFRSFIKTGCIILFEEGGTVFTFQGTERKCSLKVSLRIHSPQFYWKIATEADVGLADAFIHGDFCFVDKNEGLLNLIMILIANTDLKASVTRSSKKRGWWTPLFFTAALSSAKYFIRHILNQNTLTQARRNISHHYDLSNELFSLFLDETMTYSCAIFKRKDEGLKDAQLRKISVLIKKAKISKEHHILEIGFGWGSFAVEVVKQTGCKYTGITLSEKQLEYAQIKLHFSYVTIVKCQIRTNIIGLYQLG, encoded by the exons ATGAAAGTGGCAGTGGTTGGGGCAGGGATAAGTGGACTGGTTTCTGCATATGAATTGGCAAAATCTGGTGTGAAAGTTGTGGTTTATGGGAAGGAGGATTATCTCGGCGGCCACGCCAAGACTGTCACTGTCGACGACGACGACGTTGATCTTGACCTTGGTTTTATGGTCTTCAATCGG GTAACTTATCCAAACATGATGGAATTTTTTGAGTTCCTTGGAGTTGATATGGAGATAACTGATATGTCATTTTCGGTGAGCTTAGACCAAGGCCGTGGTTGCGAATGGGGTACCCGAAATGGAATCTCTAGTTTGTTTGCACAGAAGAGGAATGTCTTGAATCCATATTTTTGGCAAATTATTAGAGAAATTATCAAGTTCAAACAGGATGTCATAAG TTACCTTGAAGCACTTGACAACAATCCTGACATTGATCGCAATGAAACAATAGGGCAATTTATTAAGTCAAATGGCTGTTCGGAATTATTTCTGAAGGCTTATCTG ATTCCAATATGTTCTTCAATCTGGTCCTGTCCCCTAGAAGGAGTAATGGGCTTTTCTGCTTATTCCATTCTTTCATTCTTTCGCGACCATCATCTTCTTCAG CTCTTTGGTCTCTCTCAGTTGCTCACTGTAAGATGGGGATCACACATATCTGTAAACAAG GTTAAGGAGGGGCTGGAGAAGAGAGGCTGCCAAATAAGAACTGGTTGTGAAGTAAATTCTGTATTGACAGATGAAGAAG GTTGTACCATAGATTGCAATGATGGCGCCAAAGAAGTATATGATGGATGCATAATGGCAACACATGCTCCGTACACTCTGAGAATGTTAGGGAAAGAGGCAACATATGATGAAACAAGAATACTGGGTGCATTCCAGTATGTCTATAG CGATATTTTCCTTCATCATGACAAAATATTCCTGCCTCGCGACCAATCTGCATGGAGTGGTTTGAACTTTCTTGGAACTACGAATAATAGAGGATGCATGACATATTGGCTCAATGTAATCCAG AATCTTGGTGACTCAAAGCTGCCTTATCTCGTAACCGTCGATCCTCCTCACACACCAGAGCATACATTGCTTAAGTGGACAACAGGCCACCCAGTCCCCTCAATTGCTACATCAAAAGCTTCACGTGAGCTAGATCAAATCCAAGGGAAGAGAGGAATATGGTTTTGTGGAGGATATCAAG GATATGGCTTCCATGAGGATGGACTAAAG GTTGGTGTGGCTGCTGCACATGGCATGCTTAGAAGGAATTGTAGTATTCTGGACAACCCCAAGCACATAGTACCAACCTGGCCTGAAACAGGAGCACGCCTCATTGTTACAAGATTTTTCAGAAGTTTCATTAAAACGGGATGCATAAT CTTGTTTGAAGAAGGAGGTACAGTATTCACCTTCCAAGGAACAGAGAGGAAATGCTCTCTGAAAGTTTCTCTTAGAATTCATAGTCCACAGTTTTACTGGAAG ATTGCAACTGAAGCTGACGTAGGCCTTGCTGATGCTTTTATTCATGGAGATTTCTGTTTTGTTGACAAGAATGAAGGTCTTCTTAATCTTATCATG ATACTTATTGCCAACACAGATTTGAAAGCGTCTGTTACAAGGTCTAGTAAGAAAAG AGGCTGGTGGACACCATTGTTTTTTACAGCAGCACTGTCATCTGCAAAATACTTCATTCGACATATTTTGAATCAAAACACCCTAACTCAAGCTCGACGGAATATCTCCCATCATTATGACCTG AGTAATGAACTCTTTTCACTCTTTCTGGATGAgacaatgacatattcatgtgcAATATTCAAG AGAAAGGATGAAGGCCTAAAAGATGCACAGCTGAGAAAGATTTCCGTTCTCATTAAAAAG GCAAAAATTAGCAAGGAACATCACATTTTAGAGATAGGATTTGGTTGGGGAAGTTTTGCCGTGGAAGTTGTCAAGCAAACAGGGTGTAAATATACTGGTATAACTCTCTCCGAGAAGCAACTGGAATATGCACA GATCAAATTACATTTCTCCTATGTGACTATCGTCAAATGCCAAATAAGGACAAATATCATAGGATTATATCAAT TGGGATGA